In Eubalaena glacialis isolate mEubGla1 chromosome 4, mEubGla1.1.hap2.+ XY, whole genome shotgun sequence, the genomic window GCTGTAGCATCTCGGCACCAGTTACAAAGTGGAATGCTTCTCGAAGGGCACGGTCAGGAGTCGGGCTGCTGCCTCGTCCAGGAACCAGCAAAGTTTCCCAGTGCGGGGCTGGACCAGGGCGGCAGGGAGCGGGTTTTCCTCCTTGTCCTCCAAAATGCGCTGTGTGGAGAGGGCAGGAGCGTGGGGCCCCACCCGCACCCCGGCACCCTTGGACCTCTCCTACTCTCAAGAGGTGATATCGCCCATCCCGGATGTCCTAGCTTCAAGCAATCAGGAGGGATGGGGTCTCTTCCTTTCTATCATCTGTGACTGTTTAATACGGGGGTCAGCACACCTCTTCTACAAAGACCGGAGAGTCACTATTTCGGCTCTGCAGATCACACCccgtctctgttgcaactactcagctctgctgttacAGGGCAAAAGCAGCTTTCTAAAGTGcttgatttctttatttcaatGGTTTTCTACTTAACAATTAAATATCTATGTATATGCATTAAGTGCTACGAATTTGCCTCTGAGCAGTTTTGGTCTCATCTCATCCATTTCATTTCATAATTGTTAACTCCTAACAAGCCTGTATTTGCAGTTTTCGTCTCCCCTTCAACCCAAGAATTACTGAAATATCCTGGGATCTGGTGCTTTCAGCACAGTAGTGTCTAGGGCCATATTCTATGCCTACAACCTTCTTGGGAAGCGGGCCCTCAGCTGTTACCTTCAGAACAGCTGCCTTGCCTTCTCCAGTTGCCACAAAGATGATAGTTCGAGCTGCGTTCAGCACGGGAAGTGTGAGGGTCACGCGCTGTGGAGGTGGCTTCGGGGAGTCGCTGATGGGGGCCACAATCTTCTCCCGCTCCTGGGGAGGGAGGACCAAGGTAGAGACAGGAGGACAATGTCACTTGACCTCTTGAGTACTCACACATGCCAAGTACTGTCCATCCATCGTTCCATCCCGCCCTGCTAATCCTGTGGTACTTGATTTAAGGTTCCTGTTTTAAGATGggtgaactgaggctcagaagggtcAAGCCCAGCGGGTATGCCTGTTGGCAGAGGCTGACTCACAGCATGCTGTAGGCACCTTCCAGCGCTCTGGAAGCCCCAGATGGCAGAGGCTGGGGCTCAGACATGAGCAGGGCCTTCGTGGGTGTGCTCACCTGCAGGAGGGGGTGGTCTGGGAAGAGTGAGCAGGTGTGGCCATCGGGACCCACACCCAGAATCAGCAGGTCGAAAACCGGGATGGAATCCCCTTGGAAGGCCTGGGTGAGCAAAGAAGACAGTCCCAAGAAGTTGTGAGGGAAGGGCGCAGAGGACACAAAGAAACAGTTGTCAGAAAAACAAGTCGCTGTAACCCAGTGAGAAACGCTCAGCCTCACCTGCAAAAAAAGGAACTCTCATCTACAAGGTTCCACATTTCACTGTCCAACTGGCTGACAGTGTGGGTATACAACTGTCCCCAAGATGTGAAGACCCAGGCCCACTACCAGGGTGTCAGAGACCAGGCCACCTTTGGGGTCCCCCAGGGCGGGGCTGTGGCCTCTCAGAGGGGGGATCCTCAAAGGGGGCTCTGCAGGGTGAGGCTGGGTCTGCTGAGCGCCCCCAGAGAGAGTTTCTGCCAGTGATGAGCACACAGTGCCCCCAGCGGGGCGGCTCCGGCACTCTGGGAGAGGCCATCGGATGGACGAGGGCTCGCTGCAGCTGCTCCGAGGGACTCACCTGTCTCAGCTTCTTGGCATAGTCCTCAGCTGCCTCCTCCACGGGCAGCTCGGGGTTAACGGTGATCACCTGGCTGTCGGGGATCGGCAGCCTGGAGAGCAGGTGGGTCTGCGGCAGACGGAGGCACAGTGTCACCAACAGAAACACACAGTCTGTGGTGGCGTGGGACTTGCACCTATGACTACCTGGGTCCTCCAGGTGAGGACATGACTGTCATTATACCCACTTCCCGTGTGAGTGAGGATCCCAGTGGATCCCAGCGGCATTCCGCCAGGGGTCTTTCAAGTCCATGGTGCTTGGGGGCCTCCTGGCTCCAGCCTGCACCTGTGTGGCCACACCACAGCCCTGTTTCTAAACCCCCAgggtggggaaaggggggtgtgggatgaattgggagattgggattgacacatacacgctactatgtataaaacagataactaatgagaacctactgtagagcacagggaactctactcagtgctctgtggtgacctaaatgggaaggaaatctaaaaaaagaggggataaaaaaacaacaacaacaaaaataaataaataaataaaaataaaaaagaggggatatatgtgtacatatagctgattcactttgctgtacagtggaaactaacacaacactgtaaagcaattatactccaataaaagtaaataaacaaacaaacatacccCCAGGGTCCTTTGGCCTTCAGGATAAAACCTAGCCCCTCTCTGCCCTCCACGAGGCCCTGCTGATCTTCCTGCCTCAGTGGGTACACCAGCTGCTGACCCTGCCTGGGAAACTCTTACACATCCCTCAAGCTGCCTCGTCTGAGCAGCCACCCCTGCCTGCACCTCCCCCATACTGCTGCCTGGTGGCATGACATGTAATTGTGAAAAGCACTGATTTCTCTTCTGGGCTGCCACTACGGGGTGAGCATGCCCAGCACATAGCAGGCACCCCAACCTAGGATCCGTGGGTTTAATGCAGAAGCACCTGGAATCAGGCCTCCCGCAAGGCAGAGGGCTCTAGTCCTCTCCCATGGAGATGAGCCCCGGGGCCTTGGATCTGCTCTGGGATGGATGCTGGCAACCCCCACCTCGGTCGGTGCCTCCTTTTAGGCAGGGACTAGCTCAGCCGAGGCAATGCTGAGCTGAACCACAAAGTAAAAGCAGGTAAACAATATAGTTTTTGGAGCAGTGGGGGAAGGCGGCAGGGACATGGGATAAACCTGCCAGACGTTATGGTGCTGACCCCCCTGAATGCTGGCCTGAGTGTGGGCTCTGTGTTGAGGGTAATGGGGAGCCAAGGAGGGTGTGTGAGCTGGGGAGGAGCACGATCAGATCCATTGTTGGAAAGACCTGCTTTGTCCAAGGTCCCCATCTATATACACCCTTGGGGATTGTACTGAGCAAAGCCGGATGGAGTACGGGTGCCCCATTTCTGTCACCTGAGTCCCCTCCTTAGCTGCCCTCCCCCACAGGGTCAGAGCCATTCCCTCCTCCTCAGTTTGGGCTTCCAGGGAGCCCAAGGCTGGGCATCGGTTGGGCAGGttcctagaagtggaactgctggttGATCTGGTGGGCTCTCTCTAAACACTTTGTAGGTGCTGAGGAACCATCCCCGGGAAGGTGGCCCCAGCTAATCCTCCCAGCCTGCACAGCAGAAGGCCCATAAAACAGGGTGAGCCATTCATGCTTAGAGAGCCCCAAGGTGCCCGGGGTCCATCCTCAAGGAGCGGAATACCTCTGCATCCCTGTACCAGGTTGCTTAGCggcccccccaaattcatgtccacccggaacctcagaatgtggccttatttagaaagagggtctttgcagttgtcattagttaagatgaagtcacagTGCATGaggatgggccctaaatccaatgactggtgtccttataaggggaggacacaaagagaaaatcagaggagaaaatgaTGTACAagcagaggcagaggttggagtgatgcagccacaagtcaAGAAAcacctggagcctccagaaactggaagaggcaaggaagcatCCTCtcctagagcctttggagggagcacaGCTCTGCTgaaaacaccttgattttggacttctggcctctagaactgtgaatgAACGCCTGTTGTGTTAAGCTACCCATTTGGTGGTACTCTGTTACGGCAGTCCCAGGGAACTAATACGATTCCCCTCACGGGGGAAATGGCAGGAGCAAATCCTCGCCCCACGTTTGTTCCCACCGCACAGCTTTTGCCTCTACTCTACCCTCTGCCCCAGCTCACCTGTGGCGGGCTCCTCACATCCTTCTGGTCACAGCCCAAACGTCACCTCCTCAGAGCCCCCCAATGCCCAGCATCCTGGCTGAAAGATGCTCCCCCCTCTTCCCCGGCACTTTCTCTCATCTTACACTATTATCTTTTGTCCAAACTGAATTACGTTATGGCTCTGAGTGGATTTCCCTTATTTATTGCCCTGTGTGTTGGTACCCCTTGCCCCACGACGAGCCCTGCGAGGGACCTGTCCCTAGTGCTGGATACATGGACACGCATTGAATATCCGTGCAactttctctttgactgttttGTTAGAATTCTGTTACTTGAGCAAGTACAGCTTTTCTAATTAAAAGTCTTTCAAAGTCAcgcaaagtaaaaagaaacaagagcCCACTTTTAAATTAGGCTCTGGGGGAAGACACACAGGAAAGCAGACTTAAGGGTGGCCCCTGTCCCTGCTATGGGTCCCAGGTGCTATCTGGGGGGCTGGGCCAGGCAGGTTCATACCCCGGCTCCCTCACTGGTCACTAGGTGACTCTCCTCTTCTGGCCTCAGTCTCTCCATCTATGAAATGGAGGTACTAACAGCCCCCGCCTCATAGGCTATTGTGGGATTTCATCAGGTGATGGATAAAGCGCTTGGTAATCAGTAAACCTTCCTGCTtattaccaaaacaaacaaaacaaacaaaaaaccatcaCCTCAAGCTTCTTTGTGAAGAGAACTTAACATATCCAGGACCTGAGCGACCTGAGGCTTCTGGCCAAACCTGCCCCTCCCACACTTTCCTGGGCGGGTTTTCCTCTTCCATCCATGGCAAGAACAGTTGACTGAGAcgcggggggctgggggggaggtGTGGGCACCCAGCTCAGACAACAGatcctccaagcctcagttttcctgctTGTAAAACGGCGGGCAGGGGGTCCCCTGATTCTATAGGAGTCTGGGGCCCCAGGCCAAAGATAACCAGTCACGGAGTCATCAGCGCCACAAGCTGTGTGGAGACCATCGAGAACTCGTCCaggttacagatggggaaactgaggcccaggttcCACACCAGATCCCTCCTACCTGGCTCTTCCCTAACTCTGCCTTTGCACGCTACGAGCCTGCGGCGCCTGACCTTCTCTAGGTCCCTGGAATGGACCACTCTGTTTCACCTCCACGCCTTTGCCCATGCCATTCCCTCTACCTGGCTACCGGATAAAGCATCAAGAGAGGCTTCAAGGTCCCCACTTTCCACCCGGGTGGCAGTAGAGGTGCAGCCCCGATGGGACCTCAGGGCACCCAGCAGACCATTCCCAGCTCCAGTCCAGATAGAGGCAGAGGGCACGGTGTGACCCTGCAATACCCCTGTAGCCTGGTTCAGGCGGTGGGCGCGGCCTTCTCGAAGTGACCCCCGGTGGCCCCCGTAGCCGGGTTCAGGCGATGGGTGCGGCCCTCTCGACGTGACCCCCGGCGGCCCCCGTAGCTCTCACCCGGTAGAGGCCGTACGTGCTCTCGGCGTGCTCGAAGGGCACGAGGCGCTCGTCGCAGAAGCCCAGCGTCCAGCGCGCGAGGCTGGCGGGCCCGGCGGGGGCAGCGGCGGTGGGCAGCTCGCGGGCCAGCATCGAGACGAGGCTGCCGCCTGACAGGCCGAGCGTGAAGCGGGCGCGGGCCCCCGCCAGGCAGCACGCTGCCTGCTGCGCCACCAGTTGTGCCAGCGACGCGCCCAGCTCTTGCGAGCTCGAGAAGACGGAGATGAGGCCGGGGGCCGGCGCGGCCATGGCGACGGCGGCAGCAGGGAGGCGGAAGCCCTCCCGGCAGCCGCCAGTGCGCCTGCGCGAAGCCTGGTCCTGGTACACAGCTCTCGGTGCCTTTGGGCGGCTGCCTGTAGCACATGCGCAGTCCCACGAGTGAAATCCCGGCGGGGTCGGGCAGCCGGTTCGGCCGCGCTCATTGATTCTTTGCACGCTCATCGAACTCTTTCCTGGGCTGCGGCAGGCGGAGCAGGTGCAATTGCGCTCAACCTCCCGGTATCAGGGCGGGGCCAGAGAAGGGAGCTCAGAGCTTCCAGGCTCGGGAAGAGGGGGACCTGGGGTCGGGTGGAGGGAGGTGATTTCCTGGAGGAGGGCGCATTTTGGTGGACTTTGCATTCCTGAACTTATGTTTGTCTTGCTGGTATTTGTTGTCTCtctctttaattaaaatatagacTTGATGAGGACAGGGATATTTGTTGTGTTCACCGAGTCCTACAAAGCCCCCTGAACTATGGCACAGTGTAGGGGCTGAAAATACACTTGTTAAATTTCTCCTGCATATTCTCTCTGGAGACCTCTGTGTCTCTCTGAGGACTCAGAGAGTCCTCCACCCTGGCTCTTGCCTGGAGAAGCTCCCAGACTGAGGCAAATGGGCCTTGGCTGATAAGATAGAATATTCAGGGAATAACATGGGCAGGGAGAACTGGAAGGGGCAGGAGGCCTGGTGGCTCAAGGCAGCTGGACCACGTCTCAGAAGCAGAGAGTTTAGGAGAGTGTAGTAAGTGCAATGAGATATGCATAGGTAGTGCATCTTTAAAAGAAGTagcaagaaaacaattccatttacagtagcatcaacgagaataaaatacttaataaatttagcaaaagaggtgcaagacttgtacactgaaaactataaaactttgctgaaaaaagttgaaagatgatctaaataaatggaaaaacatccgatgttcatgggttggaagatttCATATTGTTAAGATAGCAACACTCCTCCAATTGGTCTatagatacaatgcaatccctatcaaaattctgaGAGCcttttttgtagatattgacaagctgaccccaaaattcacatggaattgcAAGGGCCCCGAATAGCCAACCAATCTGGAAAAAGAActaagttggaggactcacacttcttgatttcaaacttaactacaagctacagtaaccaaacagtgtggtattgacatAAGGATAGACGTATATATCAATAGAATAGAACTGAGatgaaaaacagcaacaacaaactgTATGTCTTTGGTCAGTGgatcttcaacaagggtgccagaaccattcaatgggaaaagaatagtcttttcaacaaatgatgtggCAATTAgatagtcacatgcaaaagaatgaagttgagggacttccctggcggtccagtggttaagaccctgctcCCAACacgggggcatgggttcgatccctggtcggggaactaagatcccacatgctgcatggtgcaggcaaaaaataaaagaaaaaaaaaaaaaaaagaatgaagttgaaccttGTAGTAGGCAGAATGATGGTCCCCCTAAGGTGTCCACACCGTAATtcctgaaacctgtgaatatgttaggttactTGGCAggggggaattaaggttgcagatggaattaggtTGTTAATCAGCTGTCCTTAAAAGAGATTACCTGGATGAGCATAATGTACTCACAGAGGTCACTAAAAATAGAAGAAGGAGGACCAGAGAATTGACAGCATGAAAAAGACTCAACccactgttgctggctttgaaaatggaggaagaggCTACGAGCCAAGGAATATTGGCAGTATCTAAatgctgaaaaaggcaaggaaatggattctctcagaagctccagaaggaatgcagccctgccaaacCTTGATTTTAGTCAAGTAAGATCCATTTCTGACTTCTCACCTTCAGAGCTATAATTGGtgttattttaagctactaagtttgtggtgatttgttacaacagcacTAGAAAACGAATACAGATCCATACCtcatgccatatacaaaaatttaaatgggtcaaagacctaaatgtcagagctaaaactaaaaaattcttagaagaaaacaaatgcaaaaatctttcTGTCCTTGGGTTAGACAATGATTCCAAAAGCACGAGCAACAAAAGACAGATacataaactggacttcatcaaaatgaaaaccttCTGTGTTTCAAAGAATACTAccaaaagagtgaaaagacaacccacgggATGGGAgaaatttgcaaatcatatatcttataAGGGTTTAGTATACAGAATACattaagaactcttacaactccaAATAGACAACcgaattaaaaattgggcaaagggcccgaatagacacttctccaaagaaggtatacaaatggccaataagcacatgaaaagatgtcctgTTTATTAgccctcagggaaatgcaaatcaaaactacaatgagctatcacttcatacccactagaatgactacaataataaaacaagtagtgctgatgaggatgtgggaaATTGGAAACACACACTGCTGCTGGTGGGGATATAAAAtgatgcagtcactttggaaaacagtctggcagttcctcaaaagattaaacatagCGTTACCGTGTGACCTAGCACTTCCACACCTAAgtttatacccaagagaattcaagacatgttcacacaaaaaactTTTGTGTCAATGGTCACAGCAGCATTAcgatagccaaaaagtggaaataactcaGTGTCCATCAcctggtgaatggttaaacaaaatgtggtttatccatacaatggtatattgtttggccatagaaaggaatgagctACAACTTGGTTGAATCTTAAAaacatactgagtgaaataagtgagacaccaaaggccacatattatatgatttcatttctatgaaatgtctaAAACAGATATATCcgtagagatggaaagtagtacttgccagaggctggggaaggggaatggggagtgacttctAAGGGACATGAGatctccttttggggtgatgaaaatattctggaactagacagaggGGACGGTTGcataaccttgtgaatatactaaaagccactaaGTTGCACATTTTAAGAGGGTGAATTTTACGGTGTATGAATAATAgctcacttaaaaaataaaccagtgaTTCAGGCACACGAGACAGCAGGAGCGAAGGCACTGAGGCCAGACACAGGCTGGAAACAACCATCTGTGGTACAAGGAAAAAAGCCTGCAGGATGACAGTGCTAGCCAGAGCCTGGAATCTTCCCCAGAGTGATGGAGACCCTCAAGGGGTGTGGGGCAGGGATTCAGCCTGCAGACGCCCGTCCTCAGGAAGCTCTTGGCCCCCAACTCTCCTCCTCCATGTGCCCTCTCGGGCAGCTGCTCCTCCTTCTTGGTCCCTCATGCACTTCTCAGCCCCTGCCTCTCACAGTGTACTTGCCAACGCCAGGCTGGGGCGTTTTTCTTCCCACATCACAAATAAAGACATCCCCTCTGTGCACATCCTTCCAGGGCCCCTCCAAAAAGGAGAGGCTCGGGGCACAGCACCTTTAGATCCTAGCTCTCTTCCTGATTTACCGAGGGTCCCAGGGGCAAGTCACAGAGCTTCTCATTTGGTATAAAAAATACAGAGCTATCAAGCCACGAGAAGGCATAGAGGAACATCAAATGCATCTTGCTaagagaagccagtctgaaaagttTACACATGGTGTGATTCCAAGTccatgacactctggaaaaggcaaaactgtggagacagtaaaaagatcaggggtTGGGGTAGGAGGAATGAAGAGATGGAACATGGGAATTTTAGGGCAAGAGAA contains:
- the PGLS gene encoding 6-phosphogluconolactonase isoform X2, producing the protein MAAPAPGLISVFSSSQELGASLAQLVAQQAACCLAGARARFTLGLSGGSLVSMLARELPTAAAPAGPASLARWTLGFCDERLVPFEHAESTYGLYRTHLLSRLPIPDSQVITVNPELPVEEAAEDYAKKLRQEREKIVAPISDSPKPPPQRVTLTLPVLNAARTIIFVATGEGKAAVLKRILEDKEENPLPAALVQPRTGKLCWFLDEAAARLLTVPFEKHSTL
- the PGLS gene encoding 6-phosphogluconolactonase isoform X1, whose amino-acid sequence is MAAPAPGLISVFSSSQELGASLAQLVAQQAACCLAGARARFTLGLSGGSLVSMLARELPTAAAPAGPASLARWTLGFCDERLVPFEHAESTYGLYRTHLLSRLPIPDSQVITVNPELPVEEAAEDYAKKLRQAFQGDSIPVFDLLILGVGPDGHTCSLFPDHPLLQEREKIVAPISDSPKPPPQRVTLTLPVLNAARTIIFVATGEGKAAVLKRILEDKEENPLPAALVQPRTGKLCWFLDEAAARLLTVPFEKHSTL